DNA from Actinomycetota bacterium:
GGGCTGTGGTGTCCGCGCCGTGACGATCACCGCGACCCGCAGGGCGAAGCCGCGCCCGGCGCGGCCCATGTGGCGCAGGTCCTCGGCGCCGGGCGCGGCGCCCACCGCGACGAGCATCCAGTCGCCGGCCGTGCCGGCGGCCAGTGGCTGCCATACCGGGCGGAGAGTCGCACCCGGTTGGGCGCTCACCACGGCGAGGCGCTCCAGGAGCACCTCCCGCGGCAGGGTCGGGGCGGGCTCGGTGACCGAGCCGGCGACCAGCCGCAGCCGGTAGCCGCGTTCCGACAGGTCGTAGGCTGCGCTCGCCGCGACCGCGACCGCCTCTTCGAACGTGGAGGTCGGGCCGGAGCCGCGGTGGGCGTCCCGCCGCGTGTCCAAGACGATGGTCGCCTCGGCGTCCTGGGGCGCCTCCTCCTGCCTGATCATGATCTTCCCGCGGTGCGCGGTCGACTTCCAGTGCACCTTGCGCAGGTCATCGCCGCGGACGTACTCACGGATGTTGGCGAAGTCCCCGCTGGTGGCCAGCGGGCGTGCGGAGCCGTCGCTGACGGTCCCCTTGGGTCCCGTGCGTGGCAGCGCCGGTGGCAGTGGCCACACAGGTGGGTAGACGATCACGTCGTTGGTCGCCCCGAACCGGACCGGCCGCTGCGCCACGCCGAACGGGTCGCGCAGATGCACGACGGCCGGTCCGATCGTGTAGCGGCCACGCTGCCGCCCGTCCAGGTCGTAGGTGACCTGGTGGACCTGCCGCGGGCGCAGAGGCGCCAGGATGAAGCGGGACGGGATCGCCAGCACGCCTGGGACGCGGTCCTCGACGATCAGGACGGCCGTCGGCAGCCGCCCGTCGTTGCGCACGTCCAGCGTGACGGTGGCCTGCCCGGCGTGGAAGAGCCGGTGCGGGCGCACGCTGCGGCGCATCGACAGGCGTGCGGACGCCACCCGCGTGTAGGCGACGCCCACGACGACCAGCGCGATGCACGCGAGCGCCGCCATCGACAGCTCATCGATCGCGAAGGTCCGGCTCACCACCCAAGACGCGGCCGCCGCGACCAGCATCAGCTTGCCTCGATCGGTCACGGCCCGGTCGGAGCGGGCATCCCGGCGACCACGTCGGCGAGGACGTCGGTGGGGTCGCGGCCGGCCAGCTGCGCCTCGGGCCGCAGGATCAGACGGTGTGGCAGGACGTGCGGCACGAGGGCCTTGACGTCGTCGGGGACGACGTAGTCTCGGCCCTCGGTCGCCGCCAGCGCCCGCGCTGCCCGCATCAGAGCCAGCGACGCGCGGGGCGAGGCGCCCAGCTCCACGTTGCCGTGGGTGCGGGTTGAGCGGCAGATCGCCACGATGTAGCGTTCGACCGACTCGGCGACGTACACCGCTCGGACCACCTCGATCACCTCGGCGACGGTCGAGGCGTCGGTCACCGGGGTCAGATCGGCGAGCCGGTCGCCGTGGCCGTGCGTGCGCAGCACCTCCAGCTCCGCGTCCGCATCGGGGTAGCCGATCGCGAGGCGCATCATGAAGCGGTCGCGTTGAGCCTCGGGCAGCGGGTAGGTGCCGTCGAGCTCGATCGGGTTCTGGGTCGCCATCACCAGGAACGGCACCCCAAGCGCGTAGGTCACCCCGTCGACGGTGACGGTGCGCTCCTCCATCGCCTCCAGGAGCGCGGACTGCGTCTTGGGTCCGGCCCGGTTGATCTCGTCACCGAGCACCACGTTGGCGAAGATCGGGCCCGGCTTGAACTCGAACTGTCCGGTGTCGGGGCTGTAGACGGTGACCCCGGTGACGTCGGACGGCAACAGGTCGGGGGTGAACTGCACGCGCTGCACCGAGCAGTCGATGGAGCGTGCGAGCGCCTTGGCCAACAGCGTCTTCCCGACTCCGGGTACGTCCTCGATCAGGATGTGACCCTCGGCCAGGAGCGCGACGATCGCCAGACGGACGACCGCGGGCTTGCCCTCGATCACTGAACGGACGTTGTCTTCGATCGCGGCCAGCGTCGACGCCAGCGGGACGAGGTCCAGCCGCGTCCCGGAACCGGTCATGGCGTTGGCCGCCTTGGCCACGGTGCCTCCTGGCCGCCGGTGGTCGGCGGCGCGGCGATGGTAGCGGCGGGGGCGATGTCTTCCCGTGCCGAGACGGTGTGATGCCGGCGCGCCGCGCTTCACCGGATCCGCGCTGCAACGCGGTGCGCCAGTGGACGGGGCGTACACTCCCCAGCGTGGACGACGCTGCCCGCACGAGGGACCACGGCCGGACATCCGGTGCCGCTGGCGGTTGCCATGGGCGGACCACCTCGCCACGACCGACCCTGGTCCTGAACGCCTCCATGGAGCCTCTGGCGGTGGTCTCCGCCCGCCGCGCGGTGGTGCTGGTGCTGACCAGTAAGGCCGAGGTCGTCCACGAAGACGGGGCGTGGTTCCGCTCCGAGAGGCTGGCGCTGCGCGCCCCGACCGTCGTCCGCCTCACCCGGTACGTGCACGTGCCGCGGCGGGCCCACGCCGGGCTGTCCCGTCGCGCGGTGTTCCTCCGCGACGGCGGCCGCTGCCAGTACTGCCACGCGCCGGCGGAGGACGTCGACCACGTGGTCCCGCGCTCGCGGGGGGGTGAGCACCGCTGGGAGAACGTGGTGGCGGCCTGCCGCCGCTGCAACGCCACCAAGCAGGACCGCACCCCGGCCGAGGCCGGCCTGGAGCTCGCCGTCGCACCGAAGGCTCCGCCACCGGCGTTCTGGCTGGTGGTCCGCGCTGGGCGCCTGGGCCACGACTGGCGACCCTACCTCCAGCCGTACCTCGGGGCGCGGTGGGACGCCGCGCTCTCCGTCGGCGGCCGGTAGCCCTCCACTTCCCTCCACCAACGGCCGTGAGCGTGTGATGGTCGTTGCTGTTGTGGCACGTGAGGTCGTTGTCGCCGCGCAGGTCGGACCGAGACGACGTGCGGCCCTACCCAACCGCGGCGGCACATCCCGGGGAGATCGCCCCAGCACGCGCCTCGTAGGGGAGAACTCGCACGGGGTCCGTTGACGCCACACAGCGCAGGGGCGTATGGTGGTGCGAAGTGGAGGGACCTGGGCCTGTCG
Protein-coding regions in this window:
- a CDS encoding HNH endonuclease, which encodes MEPLAVVSARRAVVLVLTSKAEVVHEDGAWFRSERLALRAPTVVRLTRYVHVPRRAHAGLSRRAVFLRDGGRCQYCHAPAEDVDHVVPRSRGGEHRWENVVAACRRCNATKQDRTPAEAGLELAVAPKAPPPAFWLVVRAGRLGHDWRPYLQPYLGARWDAALSVGGR
- a CDS encoding AAA family ATPase; its protein translation is MAKAANAMTGSGTRLDLVPLASTLAAIEDNVRSVIEGKPAVVRLAIVALLAEGHILIEDVPGVGKTLLAKALARSIDCSVQRVQFTPDLLPSDVTGVTVYSPDTGQFEFKPGPIFANVVLGDEINRAGPKTQSALLEAMEERTVTVDGVTYALGVPFLVMATQNPIELDGTYPLPEAQRDRFMMRLAIGYPDADAELEVLRTHGHGDRLADLTPVTDASTVAEVIEVVRAVYVAESVERYIVAICRSTRTHGNVELGASPRASLALMRAARALAATEGRDYVVPDDVKALVPHVLPHRLILRPEAQLAGRDPTDVLADVVAGMPAPTGP
- a CDS encoding DUF58 domain-containing protein yields the protein MTDRGKLMLVAAAASWVVSRTFAIDELSMAALACIALVVVGVAYTRVASARLSMRRSVRPHRLFHAGQATVTLDVRNDGRLPTAVLIVEDRVPGVLAIPSRFILAPLRPRQVHQVTYDLDGRQRGRYTIGPAVVHLRDPFGVAQRPVRFGATNDVIVYPPVWPLPPALPRTGPKGTVSDGSARPLATSGDFANIREYVRGDDLRKVHWKSTAHRGKIMIRQEEAPQDAEATIVLDTRRDAHRGSGPTSTFEEAVAVAASAAYDLSERGYRLRLVAGSVTEPAPTLPREVLLERLAVVSAQPGATLRPVWQPLAAGTAGDWMLVAVGAAPGAEDLRHMGRAGRGFALRVAVIVTARTPQP